CCTCTGTCCTTTTTGTCCCCGGATATTTTTGTAAGACCTTCTCATAGGCCTTCAGAGCCCTTTTGTAGTCACCGTTGAGAAAATAGGCCCATCCAACATTTATCTGAGAAGCTTCCGCATATTCAGAATCAGGGGCGATATTCACAATCGATTCGAATTCTTTTACTGCAATGGTATACTTTTGTTCAACCAGAAGAGAAAGGGCATATTTGTAACGTTGATCTAATGTAGAAATTGCAGTAGAAGGAGACTCCATCCAGCCCGTCTCCTTATTCCATACCCATTTTCCATAGGAAGAAGTCGCCGTCATACAGAATATGATACCTGCAAGAAAAAGATATTTTAATTTCAGCATGTTATTCACTCAGAATATCCTGTTAGATCTTGATATATTTCCAGGAATTTAGCCCTTTGTTTAAGAGAGAACTAATATAATATCTCAGCATCTTTTCGATTTCAACACAAATAGATGATTGTATCCTGACACGTTCTAATCTCTGCAAATTAATATCCACGAATCGACCGGCAATGCGTATTGCACCAGCAGGAACAACAATCCCGTTTTTAAATTTAACCTGACATTTCCTGCACAATACCCCCCCTTCTCTACCGTTAAAATGTACTCCGGATACCTGCGGAATGCTGTTTTTACAATTCACACAACACCCCCATTCAGGCAAATAACCCAGGACCTTCAGCATTTTTATCTCAAAGGCTAACAATGATATCATCGCATCGGTATCCGTTGCTATTCCTGCCAGCGTGTTTGCAAAAATATCAAAGAGTTGTTCACTGGGATCATTTTCCCCGGTAAATTCATTAACGAGTTCTGCCGTACACGAAGCCATATAGTATCTATCCAGGTCGGTTCGTAACAGGGGATAATTATTTTGTAAAACGGCCTCAGTAAGGGTATGAAGAGACGTATGCGCTTTTTTAATAAAGAGAATTTGATAGTATGTCAACAGGTCGACTGCTTTCGAACTGTACCTTCCCGATGTACGCTTGAATCCTTTTGCAAGGGTCTGGATCTTACCGTAGTCACGGGTATAGAAGGTAATTATCTGACTGGAATCGCTGTAATCTGTCCTTCCCAGTGCAATCGCTTCTGTTCTGAAGATGGACATATTTTTATGTAAGTGACCGTTGTTCAGTTCGGCCGGGGAACGCTATAACCAAAATTCGACAACAGTTCTCCTTCTCTCTGATGCATCTTTTTCGCATCTCCTTTCTGTTTGTCGTCGTACCCGAGCAGATGCAATAAACCATGAACCAGATAAAGGGCAACTTCCCCTTCAATTGAATACCCATGTTTTTGCGCTAGTTTAGCAGCCATTTCAACAGAGATGATAATTTCGCCGGTAATGTTACTTTTGAGGGAAGACTCATGATAATGAAAACTCAGTACATCGGTGGCATAATTATGTCCCAGGAAAGTTCTGTTAATTTCTTTTATCCTTTTGTTATCTACAAAAACAACACTGAGTTCTGCATTTTTCTCCTCTCTCTCGGCTTTTAGAACGCCGGTAACAAGTTTTTTTATCTTGCCTTTATCAATAGGATAAAATTTTTGCAGGTCTGTAATCTCCAATTTCACAGAAATTTTTCGCATCGTTATGATTCATACGCATCAACAATGTCCTGAACGAGCTTATGCCGGACAATGTCGGCTTTAGTCAGATATACAAAAGAAATGTTGTCGATGTTCATCAACCTTTCCTGGACATCAATTAATCCGGACATCTCCCCGGCAGATAAATCAACCTGTGTAATATCCCCCGTTACCACCACCTTCGATTTAACACCCAGTCTCGTTAAAAAAGTTTTCATCTGTTTTACGGTGCAGTTTTGCGCCTCATCCAAAATGATAAAGGAATCATTCAGCGTTCTTCCGCGCATATAGGCAAGAGGGAGAATCTCTATCAGGTCAGTTTCCAGATATTTTTTTACATGCCCGACATCCATCATATCTGCTATGGCATCATAGAGCGGGCGCAGATAGGGATTTACTTTGGCCTTAATATCGCCGGGCAAATATCCGAGCTTTTCTCCTGCTTCTACGGCCGGTCTGGCAAGCACAATTCTCCTGATACGGCCAGTTTTCAGAAAAGAGAGGGCCATGGCTACCGCCAAATAGGTCTTTCCCGTGCCTGCAGGCCCTATGCAAAAAACCAGATCATTTTTTTTAATTGCTTCTATGTATTTCGTCTGGCCATCTGTCTTTGGTTTTATAAAGGCGCCCCGTTGGAAGACGTCAATCGTTTGGGTGGTACCCTCACCTGGCTCGTTTTTTGCATCAACAATGGCTTGTTCCACGTCCTCTAGATCTAATCTTCCCGTAGAACGAACGATTTCCAGCAATCTGTTCAATACCTCTTTGCTGGTATCTACCTGTTCTTTTTCTCCTTCGAGTTTCAGGAGTCCATGACGGGCTACTAATTGTACATGAAAGGCGTCCCTGACAAGGCGCAGATGCCGATCGTGACTGCCATACAGGACGGATGCTTCTGCGTCGTTTTCGAGGATGAGTGTATTTTGATAGGTGAGAGGTTCTTGAAAATATTCTTTCTTTACAGGATGTTTTTGAATTTTAACTTTTTGATTCATACTAAACTAATTTAAAAAATACGAAGAAATAATACGCAACCGGCATGCTGACCAATAAACAATCAATGACATCCAGCACCCCCCCAAAGGCAGGTACCAGACGGCTTGAATCTTTTACATTCGCATCCCGTTTGAGAAGTGATTCTGCCAAATCACCCAACAGAGCAGAAAAACCCACGGTTACCCCAAACAACAAAGACCACGGCAAACTCATCACCCTCGCCTGCGGGGCGAGATTAAAAATCAGTGCTATTAAGATACTTGAAAAAAGTGAAAAGCAGGCGCCCTCTATCGTCTTATTCGGACTGATAACCTTTGCCAGCTTGTGTTTCCCATATTTTCGGCCAAATAAATAGCCTCCAATGTCACCAAACTTGGAAACGAGCAAAACCAGAATTACTATACAAAGACCATTAGGGAAATGACGCAAGGCGATGGCAAAACTCAGGAGAAAGACCACGTAGAAAATACCGAATAGAGTTACCGCAATATTTTTTATGGCATCTTTTGTATTACGGGTAAAAGCCTGGATTAACAGGAGCCAGAAGATGAGGATGACGATGGTTTCATGCCGGAAAAAATGGTAATCAATGCCAGAATTTGTGCGTATAGATAACCAATATGACACAGACAACCACACACCTGCGGCAATACCGGATATGCGAAATGGAGAGAAACCATTCTTGCTCGCAATATGGTAAAATTCATTTAAACCAATTCCACCAGCCAGGATAGCCAAACACCCGAAACCTATATCTGTGGAATAAAGAGAGTCTAATACAAGAATGCCAAAGAACATCGCGAACAGAATAACGCCGAATATGATCCTCGTTTGCAACGTACTCACTCTCGCAACCCACCAAAACGGCGCTCCCGGCGTGCATAGTCTTTCATCGCTTCCTCA
The genomic region above belongs to Candidatus Brocadia sp. and contains:
- the ybeY gene encoding rRNA maturation RNase YbeY, whose amino-acid sequence is MRKISVKLEITDLQKFYPIDKGKIKKLVTGVLKAEREEKNAELSVVFVDNKRIKEINRTFLGHNYATDVLSFHYHESSLKSNITGEIIISVEMAAKLAQKHGYSIEGEVALYLVHGLLHLLGYDDKQKGDAKKMHQREGELLSNFGYSVPRPN
- a CDS encoding PhoH family protein; this translates as MRLVRDAFHVQLVARHGLLKLEGEKEQVDTSKEVLNRLLEIVRSTGRLDLEDVEQAIVDAKNEPGEGTTQTIDVFQRGAFIKPKTDGQTKYIEAIKKNDLVFCIGPAGTGKTYLAVAMALSFLKTGRIRRIVLARPAVEAGEKLGYLPGDIKAKVNPYLRPLYDAIADMMDVGHVKKYLETDLIEILPLAYMRGRTLNDSFIILDEAQNCTVKQMKTFLTRLGVKSKVVVTGDITQVDLSAGEMSGLIDVQERLMNIDNISFVYLTKADIVRHKLVQDIVDAYES
- the recO gene encoding DNA repair protein RecO, with the protein product MSIFRTEAIALGRTDYSDSSQIITFYTRDYGKIQTLAKGFKRTSGRYSSKAVDLLTYYQILFIKKAHTSLHTLTEAVLQNNYPLLRTDLDRYYMASCTAELVNEFTGENDPSEQLFDIFANTLAGIATDTDAMISLLAFEIKMLKVLGYLPEWGCCVNCKNSIPQVSGVHFNGREGGVLCRKCQVKFKNGIVVPAGAIRIAGRFVDINLQRLERVRIQSSICVEIEKMLRYYISSLLNKGLNSWKYIKI